Below is a genomic region from Bradyrhizobium sp. 1(2017).
CCCGCCGGCATGATGCCGAGCCCCTTCGAATTGTAGGCGCGCACCGGCTTCGGCGCGCCGCCGAGCAGACACGCCAACGGCAGGCCCTTGCTGCGCGCCAGCGCATCCCATGCCGCCATGTCGATGCCGGATTGCGCCAGCCGTTGCAGGCCGGCAAGGCCCAGCAGCGTGAAGCGCTGGGCCAGCTTGCGCTCGATCTCGAATGGCAGCAGCTCGTCGCCGGCGAGGAGATCTGACATTTCCGTGACCATCGCCGTCAGCGGCTTCAAGGCGGACGGCGTGATCGAGAACAGATAGGCGTGCCCGCGCACGCCCTGGTCGGTCTCGCAGTCGATCAGCACCAGCGGCGCCTTGGCGACCGAGCCGGTCGAGGTCTGGAGCGGCAGGTTCATCGGCACGATCACGGGCCGCGCCTGGAAGCGCTTGATGCGGATGGTCTCGGTCATGGGTCTCTCCCGGCGGGCGGTTGCAGGTCGGCGCCGATCTTAAGCATCCGTGATCAAACGAAAAGCGGTCTCGTCCGACCACCATAAAATGGGGTTGCGCGGGCTCGCGATTATTGGCTCTGTGCCGCCGGCATTCTTTGCCGCGGATTCCAGGGGGATTTGCGACAAAATCGCACACAACGGAGCCACAGCGTGAAACAAGAGATCTCCGAAGAACAGCGCAAGAGCGGCGTCCTCACGGGCGCCGTGATCGCCTTTCTCCTGCTTGCTTTGCCGCTCGCGGTGTGGCTGGACCTGACCGAGCTGAGCAAGACGGCGCTGCGCCGGCAGGCCGCCGACCTCAACTCGGTGATATCGAGCGTGCGCGGCTATTACGCCTCCAATGTGGTCGGGCGCGTGCTCGCCAACCCCAACGGCACCACGAAGGTCGTGCACAATTACGAGTCCATCCCCGGTGCGATCCCGATCCCGGCGACGCTGTCGCTGGAGCTCGGCCGGGTGATCGGGGCGCAGCAGGAGAACATCACCTACCGCTTCGTCTCCGATTTCCCGTTCCAGAATCGCGCGCCCCACCAGCTCGACAAGTTCGAGAAGGACGCGCTCGATGCGCTTCGCCGGGATCCCGAGCAGAAGATCGTGGAGACCGAGACCTCGCTGTTCAACGACAAGGTGCGCCTGGTTGCGCCGGTCATGATGGGACCGGCTTGCGTGAGCTGCCACAACAGCCATCCCGAGAGTCCGAAGAAGGACTGGAAGGTCGGCGACGTCCGCGGCATCCAGGAAGTCATCATCGCGCAGCCGATTGCCGCCAACATCTTCTCGTTCAAGTACCTGCTCGCCTATTTCGTGATCGCCGCGGGCAGCGGCCTCGCCTTCCTGTCGCTGCAGCGTCGCCAGGCCGGCCGCATCAAGACCATGAACAAGGAACTCGAATCCGCCAACGACTTCCTGGCATCGCTGTCGATGAAGATCTCGCGCTACATCCCGCCCCAGGTCTACAAATCCATTTTCAGCGGCCAGAAAGACGTCACGATCCACACCGAGCGCAAGAAGCTCACCATCTTCTTCTCCGACATCCAGAACTTCACCGCGACCGCCGAGCGGCTCCAGCCGGAGCAGCTGACGCAGCTCCTCAACGAATATTTCACCGAGATGTCTGCGATCGCCCACGAATATGGCGGCACCATCGACAAGTTCATCGGCGATGCCATGCTGATCTTCTTCGGCGATCCCGAGACCCGGGGCGATCGGGCCGATGCGCAGGCCTGCCTCCAGATGGCCTGGCGGATGCAGCAGCGCCTCGCCGAACTCAACGCGAAATGGCGCGCCTCCGGCATCGAGCAGCCGTTCCGCTCGCGCATGGGCATCAATTCCGGTTATTGCAATGTCGGCAATTTCGGCAGCGCCGACCGCATGGACTACACCATCATCGGTGCGGAGGCGAACCTCGCCGCGCGCCTGCAATCGATCGCCGAGCCCGGCGGCATCGTGCTGAGCTACGAGACTTTTGCGCTCGTCAGCGACATCGTCCGCGCCCATGCGCTGCCGGCGATCACGATGAAGGGCATCAGCCGCGAGGTCATTCCCTATTCGGTCGATGCGCTGGTCGACGGGGCGGCGGAGCGAAGCGGCATCATCACCGAGCGCGCGCCGGGGCTCGAGCTCTATCTCGACCCTGCCGTGGTGAAGTCAGGCGATGCCGCGCGCGTGCGCTCGCTGCTGGAAAACGCGCTGGCCTCGCTGAAGCCGGCGTGAGGGCCTTCTTACCCTCCTCCAGGGGAGGGTAAGAATCAGCTCACCGCGCCGCCCCTTCGGTGAACGCCGTCTCGATCACCTCCCCGAAAGGCTGCCAGGACCGGCCGTCAAACTGCACCAGCCGCATCTGCCTGATCGGCAGATAGCTGTGGGGCGAGGTATTCATCCTGATGTCGGGCAGCGCAACGGAGGGATGATGATTTTTCAGCGAGGCTGCCTGGCGCATGATGTTCTCGCGCGAGACATCGTCGCCGCATTGCTTCAACACTTGCGTCAGCGCCTCGGCCGCAGCGTAGCCGTAGACGGCCGCGCTGCTGTTGGTGCTTTCGACCTGATGATACTTGTCCATGAAGGCGAACCAGTCCTTCATGGCGGGATCGTCCTTCCATGCCGGATCGCTCGGATCCTTCAGGAACGCGGCCGAGATCACGCCGGCGGAGTTCTCCAGGCCCGCCGGCGCCATCGCATTGGCGATCGAGGCCGAGGCGTCGTTCACGATGAAGACCGGATGCCAGTTCATCGACGCCGCCAGCTTGATCACCTTGGCTGCCGTCGAGGGCACGCCGAGAAAGACGAAGATGTCGGCGCCTGAGCGCTTGAGGATCGAGACGTGCCCGTCGAGATGCTGATCGGCGATGTCGAAGGCGATGTCGACGAGGACAAGGCGGTTGAGGTCGCCAAGTCCTTCCTGGATGCCCTTGTAGAGCATGCGGCCGAACTGGTCGTTCTGCCAGAGCACCACGATCTTCTTCCGGGGATAATAGGCCTGGATGTAGTTGGCGTAGATGCGCCCCTCCGACCGGAACGAGGGTTGCCAGCCCATGGTCCAGGGAAACGCGCCTGGCTGGCTCAGCTCCTCGTCGCCGGAGGCAACGAACAGCTGCGGGATCTTCTTCTCGTTCAGATACCAGCGCGTGGCGAGATTGCCGGGCGTGCCGAACGAGCCGAACATCAAATCCACGTTGTCGGTTTCGACCAGATTGCGCGTCAGCTCCAGCGCCGTCGCCGGATCGGAATTGTCGTCGCGCGTGATGAAGCGGATCTTGCGGCCGTTGATGCCGCCGCGCGCGTTGATCATGTCGAAATAGGCGGCCTCGGCCTGGCCGATGGCGCCGAACTCCGAGAGCGGCCCCGAATACGGCATGACATTGCCGATGCGGATTTCCTTGTCGCTCGCGGGTTGCTCCGCGCGTTGCAGCGACATCGCTCCGAGCGAGGTCAATGCGGCGATCAAAACGAACAGCACTCTGCCGGTGACGCGCATGCTCGACACCTTGTCGTTGGCCCCCAACGAGGTCGGCTCAATTCGCACCCAAGCGAGTTGATCTAGATCACGCGTTTGGCAATCCTGTGGCTTGGCGGCCAGCCTTGACGCTGCGCCAGCCCGCAGGAAATGGCAGGCGTGCTGACACGCCCTCCTACGGCAGTCCACGCGCCTCGAGCTGACGCACCAGCAGCAGCGTCGGCTCGGCGAGGCTGTCGCCGGAGCCGTCGAGGCCGAAGGCGTTCGCGATGCCGTTCCGGCTGCGCAGCAGCGCGCTGCGCGGACAATGGCCGGCGCCGCAGAGCGTCTTCTTCAGGGTCTCGCCTTGCGCGATGATGCCCGCGGAATCGTCCGCGGCCCAGGCCAGCACGATCGGGACGTCGACGTTGAGGATGCCGGGAAAGACCGAGCGCGCGTTGTACTGGCTGGCGTCGGTGCCGAGATAGGCCTTCTCGCTGTCGCTGGCGTCCTTACCTGCGCGGTAGATGCCGGACACCAGCACCACGGCGGCGACATCGGCGCGGTCGGTCTGAAACTCGGGATGCGCCAGCAGGGTGGCGACGTGGAAGGCGCCGGCGCCGTAGCCGACCGCGACGATCTCGCGGGCGTCGCCGTTGAACAGGTCGATATTACCATGGATCCAGGACAGCGCCGCCGCCACGTCGGTGGCCCCCGTCGGCCAGGTCGCCGCGGGCGCCAGGCGATAGTTGACGCGCACGCCGATCATGTCGTTGCGCGCGGCAAAGCACATCGCCTGGTCCTGGATCTGCCGGGCCAGCTCCGGCGCCGCGTGGTCGCCGGTAAAGCTGTCGCCGGTCACGAACAGCAGCACCGGCCGCGGCGTATCCGCCTTGACTGCGCTGGTCGCGACGTCGAGCACATTGGCCTCGCTCTCGCCATAGCGCAGGCCGCGCGAGAAGCTGACCTGCTCGCACAGCCTCGCGGTACCGCCGGCGGTCGTATCGTTGTCGGTGAGGCCGGCTTGCACGAGGTCGGACGGCGGCAGGAGCCGGGCCGGCAAAGGACCGTGCGCGGAGGCCGCCGTCATGGTCAAAAGAAGGAAAAATGCCAGATAATTCTTCATGGTGGTGCCGGCCTTGCGGGCCTCATATTGGCCCGCTGGTCTGGCCTGTCTTTTCAATTCGCCTCATTAGATAGCTGGCCTTGAGGCGAATTCACGGCACCTGCTTGGCAGCCGTTCAATGCCCGGCGGGAGCGTGCCGCCCGATGGCCGCCGTTCCTTGCTCTGGCGCCGCTGGTCTCAGGCCGCCTTTTTCCGCTTGGCCGTCTTCTTCACTGTCCTCTTGGTCTTCTTCGCGGTCCTCTTGGCCTTCTTCGCCGCCTTCTGGGCGGCGAGATAGGCTTCGACCTTCCTGGAGGAATGGCCGGCGGTCGCAACCACGAGCCTCAGCTTGGCCGGGGTAATCCTGAACCGCTTCGACCAATAGCGGACCTCGTAGGGCTCGCTCAGCGCGATCCGGCTCTTGTCGGAGGCGCGGTGCTTCTGCAGCTTGATGTAGTCCTCGACCTTCCTGGCGGAGCGGCCGACCTTCTTCACGGCGTATTTCAGCTTGGCCGGGGTCACCTTGAACTTCTTCGACCAATAAGCGACCTCGTACGTCTCGGTGAGCGCAATCAGCGCGCGATCGGCTCCGCCTCGCTTTGCCTTGTTGTCGGCCATGCTTCCCTCCTGCCGTGGACGGCGTGCGGCCAATCTAGCATGCAACCGGATTCGGAGCGCAAGCGGCAAGCCGCGCGGCGACTGCGCGTGGCGGCGATTTTGCGCCGACCCATCAGGCGCTTGCGGGCCGCGACCGAGCCGCGCGCCGAAAGCGGCTTTCTACTGTGCATGGGGTTGTTTTCGCGATTCTTTATCCCTCGCATTTCCGTGATGGAACCTTCTGGCCGCTGACGCGACTTATTCATGATACGGGGAAAAACGTGCGAGGCCGTCATGGCAGAGAAGCATACCGCCGATCCCGCCGAGATCATGCGGGCGACCGGTCACCCTGAACTGGAATATGCCGCCGGTTGGACCATCGCGGGTCTGGTCACCATCGGCGCCATCGTGGCCGTCTGGGTGTTCGCCATCTAGGCCGCTGGAAACTGGAGCTCGAACGCCGCGCCCTCGTCGGTCGGCGTGAGCCTGATCGAGCCGCCATGGCTCGCCATCACCGCGCGTGCAATCGCCAGCCCCATCCCCGTACCGCCCTGGTCGCGACGGGTGGTGAAGAAGGCGTCGAAGATCCGGTCGCGGTTGGGCGCCGAGATCGGCTCGCCGTCATTGGTCACCGTCAGCTGCAGGGTCGTGCGTTGGTCCACCGCCTCCAGCCTGATCGTCCTTGCCTTGTGCCGCATCGCGTTGTCGGCCAGATGCGACAGCACGATCAGCGCCTTCTCGCCGGACATGCCGACCGCCCGGTCGAGGCTGCCACTGGCCAGGATCTCGCTTTCCGGAAACCGGCTCCTGAGGTCGACGATGACGGGGGCGAGCTCCGTGCGCTCGTTCTGCGGCAGGCTCTCGGCGCGGGCGAGCTCGCGCAGCCGCTGCGCCATTGCCTCCAGCCGCTGGGTATCCGACAGGATGTTGGTGATGAAGGTGGTCTGCTCGGCCGGCGTCAGGCTGCCCGATTTACCCTGAAGTGAATCCTGCAGCAGCTCGGCCGCGCCCTTGATCGAGGTCAGCGGCGATTTCAGCTCGTGGGTGAGGTGCGCCGAGAACGTCGCGATATAGTCGGAGCGGCGCGCCAGCTGCTCGGCCATGCCGAGGAAGCTGTGCGAGAGCTGGGCGAATTCG
It encodes:
- a CDS encoding adenylate/guanylate cyclase domain-containing protein, whose amino-acid sequence is MKQEISEEQRKSGVLTGAVIAFLLLALPLAVWLDLTELSKTALRRQAADLNSVISSVRGYYASNVVGRVLANPNGTTKVVHNYESIPGAIPIPATLSLELGRVIGAQQENITYRFVSDFPFQNRAPHQLDKFEKDALDALRRDPEQKIVETETSLFNDKVRLVAPVMMGPACVSCHNSHPESPKKDWKVGDVRGIQEVIIAQPIAANIFSFKYLLAYFVIAAGSGLAFLSLQRRQAGRIKTMNKELESANDFLASLSMKISRYIPPQVYKSIFSGQKDVTIHTERKKLTIFFSDIQNFTATAERLQPEQLTQLLNEYFTEMSAIAHEYGGTIDKFIGDAMLIFFGDPETRGDRADAQACLQMAWRMQQRLAELNAKWRASGIEQPFRSRMGINSGYCNVGNFGSADRMDYTIIGAEANLAARLQSIAEPGGIVLSYETFALVSDIVRAHALPAITMKGISREVIPYSVDALVDGAAERSGIITERAPGLELYLDPAVVKSGDAARVRSLLENALASLKPA
- a CDS encoding alpha/beta hydrolase, with translation MKNYLAFFLLLTMTAASAHGPLPARLLPPSDLVQAGLTDNDTTAGGTARLCEQVSFSRGLRYGESEANVLDVATSAVKADTPRPVLLFVTGDSFTGDHAAPELARQIQDQAMCFAARNDMIGVRVNYRLAPAATWPTGATDVAAALSWIHGNIDLFNGDAREIVAVGYGAGAFHVATLLAHPEFQTDRADVAAVVLVSGIYRAGKDASDSEKAYLGTDASQYNARSVFPGILNVDVPIVLAWAADDSAGIIAQGETLKKTLCGAGHCPRSALLRSRNGIANAFGLDGSGDSLAEPTLLLVRQLEARGLP
- a CDS encoding DUF3606 domain-containing protein, coding for MADNKAKRGGADRALIALTETYEVAYWSKKFKVTPAKLKYAVKKVGRSARKVEDYIKLQKHRASDKSRIALSEPYEVRYWSKRFRITPAKLRLVVATAGHSSRKVEAYLAAQKAAKKAKRTAKKTKRTVKKTAKRKKAA
- a CDS encoding ABC transporter substrate-binding protein; amino-acid sequence: MRVTGRVLFVLIAALTSLGAMSLQRAEQPASDKEIRIGNVMPYSGPLSEFGAIGQAEAAYFDMINARGGINGRKIRFITRDDNSDPATALELTRNLVETDNVDLMFGSFGTPGNLATRWYLNEKKIPQLFVASGDEELSQPGAFPWTMGWQPSFRSEGRIYANYIQAYYPRKKIVVLWQNDQFGRMLYKGIQEGLGDLNRLVLVDIAFDIADQHLDGHVSILKRSGADIFVFLGVPSTAAKVIKLAASMNWHPVFIVNDASASIANAMAPAGLENSAGVISAAFLKDPSDPAWKDDPAMKDWFAFMDKYHQVESTNSSAAVYGYAAAEALTQVLKQCGDDVSRENIMRQAASLKNHHPSVALPDIRMNTSPHSYLPIRQMRLVQFDGRSWQPFGEVIETAFTEGAAR